One genomic region from Chthoniobacterales bacterium encodes:
- a CDS encoding agmatine deiminase family protein: MDKTQSPKTVPAALGYRMPAEWEPHAATWLSWPRREGISFPGAFDRVMPTFRRMVEALLSSEPVCINVCNGAHEAEARQVLDRLPGERLSFHRIPTNEPWCRDHGPIFLTRDQAPRLAVVDWDYNAWGGKYPPCDLDEVVPTRVAEILGLPVHYPGMILEGGSIDVNGAGALLTSEGCLLNPNRNPTFSREQIEERLRDYLGVTDILWLGEGIEGDDTDGHVDDLARFVNERTIVTVVEENRDDPNYGPLRENLVRLRKMKWRGEPFEIVTLPMPARIDREDLRLPASYANFYIANECILLPTFNDPNDSVAEAALTKLFSGRRIVPIDCTELIWGLGAFHCLSQQQPALI; the protein is encoded by the coding sequence ATGGATAAAACGCAATCACCGAAGACGGTCCCGGCCGCGCTCGGCTATCGGATGCCGGCGGAATGGGAGCCGCACGCCGCCACGTGGCTTTCCTGGCCACGGCGTGAAGGGATCAGTTTCCCGGGTGCCTTCGATCGCGTGATGCCCACCTTTCGCCGGATGGTGGAAGCACTCCTTAGCTCGGAGCCGGTTTGCATTAACGTCTGCAATGGTGCGCATGAGGCCGAAGCGCGCCAGGTTCTCGATCGCCTGCCCGGCGAGCGTCTCAGCTTTCACCGAATTCCGACGAACGAACCGTGGTGCCGGGACCACGGTCCGATTTTTCTCACCCGCGACCAGGCGCCGCGTCTCGCGGTCGTCGACTGGGATTACAACGCCTGGGGCGGCAAGTATCCGCCGTGTGATCTGGACGAAGTCGTCCCCACCCGGGTCGCCGAGATCCTCGGCCTCCCCGTCCATTATCCGGGGATGATTCTTGAGGGCGGCTCGATCGATGTGAACGGAGCGGGAGCGCTGTTAACCTCGGAAGGATGTCTCCTGAATCCGAACCGGAACCCGACTTTTTCACGCGAGCAGATTGAAGAACGGTTGCGCGATTACCTTGGCGTCACTGATATCCTCTGGCTCGGGGAAGGAATTGAGGGCGACGACACCGACGGCCACGTCGACGATCTGGCGCGCTTCGTAAACGAACGAACTATTGTCACCGTCGTAGAGGAAAACCGTGACGACCCGAATTACGGGCCGCTCCGCGAAAACCTGGTTCGCCTCCGGAAAATGAAATGGCGCGGCGAGCCATTCGAAATTGTCACTCTGCCGATGCCCGCCCGGATCGATCGCGAAGATCTGCGATTACCGGCCAGTTACGCGAATTTCTACATCGCCAATGAATGCATTCTGCTTCCGACCTTTAACGATCCGAACGACTCGGTCGCCGAAGCCGCGCTCACGAAGCTCTTCTCCGGTCGCCGCATTGTCCCGATCGATTGTACCGAATTGATCTGGGGCCTGGGCGCCTTTCATTGCCTGTCCCAACAACAACCCGCGTTGATTTGA
- a CDS encoding toll/interleukin-1 receptor domain-containing protein, which yields MNRRTFAWDVFISHASEDKEQVARPLAEWLEHSYGLKVWFDELELKAGDSLRRSIDNGLANSKFGVVIISKSFMAKQWPQDELAALATREIAGKKVILPIWHDVTSAEVRNWSPLLADRVALNWTRTPHAMIKALVRAMDLPFSGNTLAGIWRGSTGRLRLIYDGDNYRTPLQFYDGDYDWNARNWSGQIRGAFSSSSRIFLFEWSWMQGPEHGVGFLELNARGDNLVGGWKIADDGLVFGGYRPTDYLSIDPSKFIEFSEFPLREFRGDCNAWAFSRLRLDDDIQ from the coding sequence ATGAACAGGCGGACATTCGCATGGGACGTTTTCATCAGCCACGCTTCCGAAGACAAGGAGCAGGTTGCCCGGCCGTTGGCCGAATGGCTTGAACACTCCTATGGCCTTAAGGTCTGGTTCGATGAACTGGAACTCAAGGCTGGCGACAGCCTCAGAAGATCAATCGACAACGGTCTGGCGAATTCCAAGTTTGGTGTCGTCATTATTAGCAAGAGCTTCATGGCAAAGCAATGGCCTCAGGACGAGTTAGCGGCACTTGCCACTAGGGAGATCGCCGGCAAGAAAGTAATTCTTCCAATATGGCATGATGTGACAAGCGCAGAGGTGAGAAATTGGTCGCCACTTCTTGCTGACAGAGTTGCTTTGAATTGGACGCGCACGCCTCATGCGATGATTAAGGCACTCGTTAGAGCGATGGACCTTCCGTTCTCTGGCAACACGCTTGCGGGCATCTGGCGTGGATCGACTGGAAGACTGCGGTTGATTTACGATGGCGACAACTATAGGACGCCTCTTCAGTTTTACGACGGCGACTACGACTGGAACGCACGAAATTGGTCGGGCCAAATCCGCGGGGCCTTTTCGTCGAGCAGTCGCATCTTTCTGTTTGAATGGTCTTGGATGCAAGGACCTGAACACGGTGTCGGGTTTTTAGAGTTGAACGCTAGAGGGGACAATCTAGTTGGTGGATGGAAAATCGCCGACGACGGACTTGTGTTCGGCGGCTACCGACCCACTGATTACCTAAGTATTGATCCATCAAAGTTCATAGAATTCTCTGAGTTCCCGTTGCGCGAATTTCGAGGAGATTGCAACGCTTGGGCCTTTTCAAGATTGCGGCTCGATGACGACATACAGTAA
- a CDS encoding DEAD/DEAH box helicase, with the protein MTQSSWRMLKGLEVNLIIPDLWQQEAVRALREGKDVVVQAPTGAGKTYIFELLYSSLKGQAIFTVPTRALANDKLAEWRARGWDVGIATGDLALNLDARVLVATLETQRARFLRLDGPALLVVDEYQMIADPVRGVHYELALALAPPKTQLLLFSGSVQNPQDVVAWFQRIGRDPVLISHEERPVPLEEIDLRVLPDSAFVQSRSFWPRMIGRALRAELAPVLVFAPRRNASEEMAQAIASAMSLRDPLPLSAEQEALAGKKLAKLLRSRIAYHHSGLSYAVRAGLIEPLAKAGQLNVVVATMGLAAGINFSMRSVLITDTRYKAGNFERHVEPDELLQMFGRAGRRGLDDVGYVLMLPDIPRLGDSRPRKLKRATQVDWPSLISVMRGAAAPGTGDPGDNIPFAAAVNLSHSLFSVQKVPIGAEHSLATGAKPCGLWVDAERARFVRRPITEILNSAGEWEPKPAKLTDVLLSQLLVRENDQWIGALKVPRMLDGRGFGNLCKLRERGIYGREIPLATLVADDAIAPVKWLRKKLSSVAAVSDRRSKSGPVASGGQRPPLQPLTRAEFDQLVPPLLPETTGGQVAEILTRGQTISARIDFSDNQVSALIDSHGAGLLEPPEREALPMVCRHCSELEHDLTTTITSSPAYAWRQLGLVAGDGTPTLRGVLFSFFQAGEGLAIAAALEDNSYPIDDLVFDLANIRAGPRFAGEEALLGGRLGILCQQIYGRADHPGYLEMGVPPQYGSGASEVIRELATNPAARYRLTNESLRHGDIERALMEWRSLLRHIVGAPPLDWERWRSLQRAAAHFVETTTSPASLLFPQLLAAQQRR; encoded by the coding sequence GGCAGCAGGAGGCCGTGCGCGCCCTTCGCGAGGGCAAAGACGTTGTCGTCCAGGCGCCGACCGGGGCCGGCAAGACCTATATCTTCGAGCTGCTGTATTCGTCGCTGAAAGGGCAGGCGATATTTACCGTTCCGACCCGCGCTCTCGCGAACGACAAGCTGGCGGAATGGCGTGCGCGCGGCTGGGATGTGGGCATCGCGACCGGAGACCTGGCGTTGAACCTCGACGCGAGAGTTCTCGTGGCCACTCTCGAGACCCAGCGGGCGCGTTTTCTCCGCCTCGACGGCCCGGCCTTGCTGGTGGTCGACGAATATCAGATGATCGCCGATCCCGTTCGCGGCGTGCATTACGAGCTGGCCCTGGCGTTGGCGCCGCCGAAAACGCAGCTGCTCCTCTTCAGCGGCAGCGTCCAAAATCCGCAGGACGTGGTCGCGTGGTTTCAGCGTATCGGACGCGATCCGGTCCTGATCTCGCATGAAGAGCGCCCGGTGCCGCTCGAGGAAATCGATCTCCGCGTTTTACCGGACTCGGCTTTTGTCCAGAGCAGGAGTTTCTGGCCCCGCATGATTGGCAGAGCGTTGCGGGCGGAACTGGCGCCGGTGCTGGTGTTCGCGCCGCGGCGAAACGCCAGCGAAGAGATGGCGCAGGCGATCGCGTCGGCGATGTCGTTGCGCGATCCGTTGCCGCTCTCGGCTGAACAGGAAGCGCTCGCCGGTAAGAAACTGGCGAAATTATTACGGAGCCGGATTGCCTATCATCATAGCGGGCTGAGTTACGCGGTCCGGGCCGGATTGATCGAGCCCCTGGCGAAAGCCGGCCAGCTGAATGTAGTCGTGGCGACGATGGGACTCGCGGCCGGGATCAATTTCTCCATGCGGTCGGTCCTGATCACCGACACGCGGTACAAAGCTGGGAACTTCGAACGGCACGTCGAGCCCGACGAACTGCTCCAGATGTTCGGCCGCGCCGGCCGCCGCGGGCTTGATGACGTCGGCTACGTTTTGATGCTTCCGGACATTCCGCGGCTCGGGGATTCGCGCCCGCGCAAATTGAAGCGCGCCACCCAGGTGGATTGGCCAAGCCTGATCAGCGTCATGCGCGGTGCGGCTGCACCTGGGACCGGTGATCCCGGCGACAACATCCCGTTCGCCGCGGCGGTAAACCTGAGCCACTCGCTCTTCAGCGTGCAGAAAGTGCCGATCGGAGCCGAGCATTCGCTGGCTACGGGAGCGAAGCCCTGCGGACTCTGGGTGGACGCGGAGCGCGCCCGCTTCGTCCGGCGGCCGATCACGGAAATCCTGAATTCAGCCGGCGAATGGGAACCAAAGCCGGCGAAACTGACCGACGTTTTATTGAGCCAGCTGCTTGTGCGTGAGAACGACCAATGGATTGGCGCGTTGAAAGTCCCACGAATGCTCGACGGGCGCGGTTTCGGCAACCTCTGCAAATTGCGCGAACGCGGCATTTACGGCCGCGAGATTCCGCTCGCCACCCTCGTGGCGGATGACGCGATCGCACCCGTAAAATGGCTCCGCAAGAAGCTCTCTTCTGTAGCGGCGGTCTCTGACCGTCGAAGCAAATCTGGCCCAGTCGCGTCCGGCGGTCAGAGACCGCCGCTCCAGCCCCTGACGCGCGCGGAATTCGATCAGCTTGTGCCGCCGCTGCTTCCAGAAACTACGGGCGGTCAGGTCGCGGAAATCCTGACGCGCGGCCAAACGATCTCAGCGCGGATCGATTTCTCCGACAACCAGGTTTCGGCGCTGATCGACTCCCACGGCGCCGGACTGCTCGAGCCGCCGGAGCGCGAGGCGTTGCCGATGGTGTGCCGGCATTGTTCGGAGCTCGAACACGATCTCACGACGACGATTACCAGTTCTCCGGCCTACGCCTGGCGGCAGCTCGGTCTTGTCGCCGGAGATGGAACGCCGACCCTGCGGGGCGTTCTCTTTTCGTTCTTCCAGGCCGGCGAAGGTCTCGCCATCGCGGCCGCGCTCGAGGACAACTCCTATCCCATCGACGATCTCGTGTTCGACCTCGCGAATATCCGCGCCGGCCCGCGGTTCGCCGGTGAAGAAGCATTGCTCGGCGGGAGGCTCGGCATTCTTTGCCAGCAGATTTACGGACGCGCCGATCATCCCGGTTATTTGGAAATGGGAGTGCCGCCCCAATATGGTTCGGGTGCTTCGGAAGTGATCCGTGAGCTGGCGACGAATCCGGCCGCCCGCTATCGCCTGACGAACGAATCGCTCCGGCACGGCGATATCGAACGCGCACTCATGGAATGGCGCAGCCTGCTACGCCACATCGTCGGCGCGCCGCCCCTGGATTGGGAACGGTGGCGTTCTCTGCAACGGGCCGCGGCCCATTTCGTCGAAACCACCACCTCTCCCGCCAGCCTGCTCTTTCCTCAACTCCTCGCTGCCCAGCAGCGTCGCTGA
- a CDS encoding agmatine deiminase family protein, whose product MELGVRHLVSCGGAECLFARSAPSRIIPIDCTELIWGLGAFHCLTQQQPAIL is encoded by the coding sequence TTGGAATTAGGTGTCCGCCATCTAGTCTCGTGCGGCGGCGCCGAATGTCTTTTCGCAAGATCGGCTCCAAGTCGCATAATTCCCATCGATTGCACCGAATTGATCTGGGGCCTGGGCGCCTTTCATTGCCTGACCCAACAGCAGCCGGCGATCCTCTAA